One segment of Trachemys scripta elegans isolate TJP31775 chromosome 1, CAS_Tse_1.0, whole genome shotgun sequence DNA contains the following:
- the LOC117871990 gene encoding olfactory receptor 52R1-like, translated as MSDSNSTYFTNSSTFILLGIPGLEAAHVWISIPFCAMYAIAILGNFTILFIVKREPNLHGPIYYFLCMLAITDLVLSTSVLPKILSTFWFNSREIDFSACLTHLYFILSFSAMQSGILVAMAFDRYLAICEPLRHSTTLTNAVVAKIGLAMVLRGIILVLPYPFLARRLPYCRTNIIPHTYCEHIAVVKLACADISISSYYTLSVSFFVISMDVFFIAMSYTQILRSIFSLPTKEARLKTFGTCGSHLCVILAFYIPHLFSTLAQRFGQNVALHFHVLMANMYLLVPSMLNPIIYGVRTQQIRDRLLQLFTHKGT; from the coding sequence ATGTCAGACTCCAACTCAACCTACTTcaccaactcctccacctttatcctgctgggcattcctggcctggaggcagcccatgtctggatctccatccccttctgcgcCATGTATGCcatagccatcttggggaacttcaccatcctgttcatcGTGAAGAGGGAGCCGAACCTCCATGGGCCCATCTATTATTTCCTGTGTATGTTGGCCATCACCGACCTAGTCCTGTCTACGTCCGTCCTACCCAAAATTCTGAGCaccttctggttcaattccagggagatcgatttcagtgcctgcctcacccaccTGTACTTCATTCTCAGCTTCTCTGCGATGCAGTCTGGGATCCTTgtggccatggcttttgatcgctacCTGGCCATCTGCGAacccctgagacattccaccacCCTGACAAACGCTGTGGTGGCCAAAATTGGCCTGGCCATGGTGCTGCGTGGCATCATACTCGTACTGCCCTATCCCTTCCTGGCAAGAAGGTtgccatattgcagaaccaacataATTCCCCATACATACTGCGAGCACATAGCTGTGGTGAAGTTGGCCTGCGCTGACATTAGCATCAGTAGTTACTACACCCTCTCTGTGTCATTCTTCGTGATCAGTATGGATGTGTTTTTTATTGCCATGTCCTATACCCAGATCCTCAGGTCCATCTTCAGCCTCCCAACAAAGGAGGCccggctcaagacttttgggacctgcgGCTCCCACCTCTGTGTCATCTTAGCCTTTTACATTCCACATCTCTTCTCCACCCTCGCGCAACGGTTTGGGCAAAATGTGGCCCTGCATTTCCACGTTCTCATGGCCAACATGTACCTCCTGGTGCCCTCCatgctaaaccccatcatctacgggGTGAGGACCCAACAGATCCGGGATAGGCTGCTCCAGCTCTTTACTCATAAAGGG